The following proteins come from a genomic window of Sesamum indicum cultivar Zhongzhi No. 13 linkage group LG10, S_indicum_v1.0, whole genome shotgun sequence:
- the LOC105172428 gene encoding pentatricopeptide repeat-containing protein At1g09820, translating into MPIYSPLNLAKLGLATLSHSGRDALASMYCLQRFSFLPPPFLHGLVMHCPFVSGPDFESLISSLISNHKWSQLKSITESSNPTDFLHQLFHFKHFNSDLILSYFKWSQHAFQVTHSIESYVKLFILLANVRKYPKIRSLLHVFVKQGESISVSTFCHALLTLSDNSCACNVVFDMLISACVDTGKPELALECFRRAGDYGFKLSVVSCNSLLSALVKEGRIGNVEFVYKEMIRRKVEFNLITFNTVINGLCKAGRLNKAGDIVEDMKVYGIMPSVVTYNALIDGYCKRGGPSRMYKADALLKEMVKSGVFPNVITYNILIDGFCKDGNVAASIRLFEEMKVHGLRPGVITYNTLINGLCSDGKIDEAMRLRDEMLEMGLEPNIVTYNAFINGFSKKKMLKEAKELFDDIVKKGIAVNVVAFNTLINAYCKIGQLEEALALCNLMPEKMVSPNVSTYNCLIGAYYHVGDIEAANKILGEMEEKGLKADVVTYNIRINAMCRRGETRKAVRCLDEMCRKGLNPSHITYNALVAGYCQQGNPRAALTVKKRMEKEGKRPNVVTYNVLIKGFCGCGKLEEANKFLNEMLEKGLIPNRITYDIIKEEMMEKGFAPDIDGHLYNDLAKF; encoded by the coding sequence ATGCCAATATATTCTCCACTGAATTTGGCCAAATTAGGCCTTGCTACCCTGTCGCATTCTGGACGTGATGCCTTGGCTTCCATGTACTGCCTCCAGCGATTTAGCTTTCTGCCACCCCCCTTTCTCCACGGGCTTGTGATGCACTGCCCTTTTGTTTCAGGCCCAGATTTCGAATCCCTAATTTCATCCCTCATCTCCAATCACAAATGGTCTCAACTCAAATCCATTACTGAATCTTCCAATCCCACCGATTTTCTTCACCAGCTCTTCCACTTCAAGCACTTCAACTCTGACCTTATTCTATCCTACTTCAAATGGTCGCAACATGCTTTCCAGGTGACGCACTCCATTGAAAGCTATGTCAAACTCTTTATTTTACTAGCGAATGTCAGAAAATACCCCAAGATTCGATCTCTATTGCATGTATTTGTGAAACAAGGAGAATCCATCTCCGTTTCGACGTTTTGTCACGCCCTTTTGACACTTAGTGACAATTCATGTGCTTGCAATGTTGTTTTTGATATGTTAATATCGGCTTGTGTGGACACTGGGAAGCCTGAGTTAGCATTGGAGTGTTTTAGGCGGGCTGGAGATTATGGGTTTAAGTTGTCGGTGGTTTCTTGTAACTCATTGTTGAGTGCTTTGGTGAAGGAGGGTAGAATAGGAAATGTGGAGTTTGTGTATAAGGAGATGATTAGGAGGAAGGTTGAGTTTAACTTGATCACGTTTAATACGGTGATTAATGGGTTGTGTAAGGCGGGGAGGTTGAACAAGGCGGGTGACATAGTGGAGGATATGAAGGTTTACGGGATAATGCCAAGTGTTGTAACTTATAATGCTTTGATTGATGGGTACTGTAAGAGGGGTGGGCCCAGCAGAATGTATAAAGCTGATGCACTGTTGAAGGAGATGGTGAAGAGTGGGGTCTTCCCAAATGTAATCACATATAACATTCTAATTGATGGTTTTTGCAAGGATGGTAATGTCGCTGCAAGTATTAGGCTGTTCGAGGAAATGAAAGTGCATGGTCTCAGACCCGGTGTGATCACATATAATACATTGATCAATGGATTATGTTCTGACGGAAAAATTGATGAAGCAATGAGGTTGAGGGATGAAATGTTGGAAATGGGTTTGGAGCCAAATATTGTTACTTATAATGCATTTATCAATGGGTTTTCGAAGAAGAAAATGCTGAAGGAAGCTAAGGAACTGTTTGATGATATTGTGAAGAAAGGGATTGCTGTTAATGTAGTGGCATTTAATACTTTGATTAATGCATATTGTAAAATAGGCCAATTGGAAGAAGCACTAGCTCTATGCAATCTAATGCCGGAAAAAATGGTTTCTCCCAATGTTTCAACGTACAATTGTCTAATTGGTGCTTATTATCATGTTGGAGATATTGAAGCTGCAAACAAAATTCTAGGTGAAATGGAGGAGAAGGGTTTAAAGGCTGATGTTGTGACCTACAACATAAGGATAAATGCAATGTGCAGGAGAGGCGAAACTAGGAAGGCTGTTAGATGTCTCGATGAAATGTGTCGAAAGGGATTAAATCCGAGTCACATTACCTACAATGCTCTGGTGGCTGGTTATTGCCAACAAGGAAACCCCAGGGCAGCTTTGACTGTGAAGAAAAGAATggagaaagaaggaaagagaCCAAATGTTGTGACATACAACGTATTGATTAAAGGTTTTTGTGGGTGCGGCAAGCTTGAAGAAGCAAACAAATTTCTGAATGAGATGTTGGAGAAAGGTCTTATACCTAATCGGATAACCTATGACATTATTAAGGAGGAAATGATGGAAAAGGGATTTGCCCCGGACATAGATGGTCATCTTTATAATGACTTGGCTAAATTTTAA
- the LOC105172429 gene encoding nicotianamine synthase-like, producing the protein MVCLRDPLVQKVCELYDEISKLENLSPSKDVDTLFIQLVATCIPPYPIDVTRLCTKIKRIRNNLIRLCGQAEGLMEKHYSTLLGSFESPLDHLDLFPYYSNYLKLSRLEFDLLSQHCSNPGRVAFVGSGPLPLTSIVLASHHLTSTVFHNYDIDASANSMAMKLVESHPNLSKRMEFHTTDIMNVSAAALKDYDVVFLAALVGMEIEEKIHVIKHLAKHMAPGAILMLRSAHGARAFLYPVVEPHDLQGFEVLTVYHPTDEVINSVVVARKCPKLMHSVVDQGLGPLMLCSKCGEIEGFNPLSQMNMVVKDHIC; encoded by the coding sequence ATGGTTTGTCTGAGGGATCCTCTTGTCCAGAAAGTCTGCGAGCTCTATGACGAGATCTCCAAGCTTGAAAACCTCAGCCCCTCCAAGGACGTCGATACGCTCTTCATACAGCTTGTGGCCACGTGCATCCCACCCTATCCCATAGACGTTACCAGACTCTGCACCAAAATTAAACGTATTAGGAACAATTTAATTCGCCTCTGTGGCCAAGCAGAGGGCCTTATGGAGAAGCACTACTCCACACTACTTGGATCCTTTGAAAGCCCTCTTGATCATCTCGACCTATTCCCCTACTACTCTAACTATCTCAAGCTCAGCCGCCTTGAATTCGACCTCCTCAGCCAGCACTGCTCCAACCCGGGTCGCGTGGCGTTTGTGGGCTCTGGACCACTCCCCCTCACCTCCATTGTCTTGGCATCTCATCACCTTACTTCCACTGTTTTCCACAACTATGATATCGATGCTTCTGCAAATTCCATGGCCATGAAACTAGTAGAGTCACATCCCAACTTGTCCAAACGGATGGAATTCCATACAACGGATATCATGAATGTATCTGCAGCTGCATTGAAAGACTATGATGTTGTCTTCTTGGCAGCCCTTGTGGGCATGGAGATAGAAGAGAAGATTCATGTGATCAAGCACTTGGCCAAGCACATGGCACCAGGAGCAATTCTCATGCTCAGGAGTGCCCATGGGGCTCGTGCTTTCCTGTATCCAGTGGTCGAGCCTCATGATCTACAGGGATTTGAAGTGTTGACGGTGTATCATCCGACTGATGAGGTAATTAACTCGGTGGTTGTTGCTCGTAAGTGTCCAAAACTCATGCATTCTGTTGTTGATCAGGGATTAGGACCCCTAATGCTCTGCAGCAAGTGTGGTGAGATTGAAGGGTTCAACCCCCTCAGCCAGATGAACATGGTGGTCAAAGACCatatttgctaa